The genomic window AACATCTTCTTGGATATGTTGATGGCTCCATCAAACCTCATCCTGCAACTATCGGTTCTGGTGCCTCTGCCACTACAAATCAAACATTTACTGAAAGGCAGCAGACCGATCAACTTGTACTGAGCCTCCCCCTTGCTTAGTTGATGGAAGAAGCCATGTCTGTTGTTGTTGGCCTAACCTCTTCGCATGCAGTCTGGTCCACTCTAAGGACCACCTTCATTCATCCTCTTCGCATGGATGATCTTGACAAAATACAGTACTGGTATTTATGTGCTCAGCTTTCTCCACTTTTTCTGCTCCTTTCTGATTGGTATACGGACACCAGAGCCACTGTGCACATGACTAATGATTCTGCTCAGTTGGACAAGTCTGATACGTACAGTACTGGTAAAGGTCGTGTTATTGTCGGTAATGGTGCCTTTCTTCCCATTTCTCTTACTGGTACCATCTCTCCCACCTCTTCCCTTACTTTAAAGGATGTCTTAGTTGTGCCTGGCTTAACCAGAAATCTGATTTCCATTGGTAAACTTACCtctgattttcctttttctatcaCCTTTACCAATGACTGCTTTATTATACAGAATCAAGTCACAAGAAGGGTGGTGGCAACCGGACAGCTTGAGAATGGTTTTTATGCACTTAAGCGTGGAcatcaatctttaattttattttttttagtttaacgtaggtgtccgggccagcttgcgcgcacctcgactaatcccacgggccctgaagttaacgatcatataagcctccagtaaccatcatatgagcaaccacaaggctcgaacctgagaccacagatggagcaaacctcttagtcccaaactcttaccactgggccatcacctagatggtttcaatctttaatttttgctttatctaataattttccTCGAGCTTCATTCGATGTTTGACCAAAACAACGGCCATGCCGAGCGCAAACATAGTAATATAACTGAAACTGGTTTAGTGATGCTCTTTCACTCATTTGTCCCTCTGAAATTTTGGGTTGATGCTTTTAGCATGACTGCTTTCACCATTAATCAGTTGCCCACGCCTACGCTTGATGGCTTGTCTCCTTTTGAGCTTCTGTAAGGTAAGACTTCCATTTATTCCAATTTTCATCCTTTGGTGGCCTTGTATTTTCATACTTGCACGATTATGCTCCTCACAAATTAGCCCCTCGCAGTTGTCCATGTGTTTTTCTTGGCTGTAGTATGTCTCGTAATGGCTTTCGTTATCTTGATCGTTCCACTAATCACACGTCTTTATTTCAAggaatgctatttttttatgaacttaATTACTCTTTTAAGGGAACTCCTTGCTCTGGGCCCTTGCCTAACTCATTTCTTGACCCTGCTAAAATCTCAGTGGCCGAATCACCAACTCAGTCCGATCCCATACCACAGTCGTGTCTTGTTTTGTGCCTCTTCCTATTTCGCATGCCCCTGATGCCGAGCCTGCTCTCCCTTCGGTGCATGAGCCTTTGCATGCCTCAACTCTTATGCCCACTGGCCCAGATCCTGTCACCAACGTAGCCTCCTCTACAGCCTCGGGCCGTCCTCCTCTAATTGACCTCGTCCAATTCAGACTCAGGCAAAATCAGGAATCTTCAAGCCTGCCCTCCGATCCTATGTGAGCACAGTTCCTCCCTCCAGCCTGTTCCCCTCTTTTCTCCCCATGCGCGAGCCCAAAGGCTTCAGGTATGCAGCCAAACATCACGGTTGGATTGCTGGATGAAGAAATTCAGGCCTTTCATAAGACTCACAGATGGGATCTGGTACCTAAACAGCCCAATAAAAATGTTATGGGCTTCAAATGggttttttcatcaaatatcaatttgatggcaggattgttttgatttttttattctatttaatttgagttttaggCTGATTATAATGCATTTTATTGTTAGAAATAAGGATATAGAGGTTTATAAGACTTTTTGTCATGTATTTTAGATGAGTAATGTTGAAATCTAAGTTTTTagaattcaaaaacttaaatcttgatttttcaatcacTGAAAATACTTTTGATgtcaaaaaaatgacaaataaacaaCATGTTGTCTATCCGATGCGTTCTccatcaaatttatatataaaaaacaatgaaactgaccgctcaattaaaaaaaaaaaaaatagaaacctaAGTTACTACACCCTAATGTGCATGTCTAGCCAATGCACTCCTAGCCCTTCATTTGTTTTatcccattgttttttttttcatgttttttaattgaattttcgtaataaatatatttaaatgacatttaaataattacctaattatgttataagtgttaaatgatattattgtaTTTCATTGTATTATTAACAATTGCTTTTTGAATAGTTATATATGAGGCTAATatgcataattttataaatatgtagagtttttgaaatttttattgttaacttttctatattttttttatcaacattattatttttatattcttattatattgatattgaaattattaattcattattttatttaaataaacttgCTTTTAAGATTACGAtaagcttttattttaaaaatataacttatgatgaaaaaaatattctatcaaataaaaagaagaattgcATTAATAGAGGAAAGAGGTTTTGATTAAAGAGATGTTGTTTTTGgacttaatttaaattgttagaatttttttatcttgattttaatttcttatagttTCTATGTAATAAATAACATAGCTAGAGGaagatatattttgttttaagaaaaaaaaaacagagaatttaTATTATGGATGGACTCATTTCGAATATGGATTCAACTCCGGTAGAAAATGCTTTATATTGTAGAAgtgctttttaaattgaataggCCTCATCTCTGGTATGAATTCAACTCCGGTGGAAGTGCAGAATCCATGACATCAAACAACAGTTATGTTTGAAAGTataataatggttattttttaaataatttttcatgttgaaatacatgttaatgattttttttatttttaaaaaattatttttgatatcaacacatcaaaacaatataaaatatattaaattttagtaaaaataaataaaattttttaaaaacataatttacagCCAAAGAGTTTTGTGGTTGCTAATTTAGTTCACTTTTCCTTTTTAGCCTATGTTGATGACAACGTAATGTTGGACGGTTAGCTTGAAATTGTATGGTCAAGCTTTGTTTCATGCCTTCAGCTAAGCTCAAAATCTTTCTTGAAACTTGAGTTATTTCACTTATTTGTGTGCgttttgtatttaaattcaagaaatctGGAAGACTTATTTAAGGATTTGGAAGTTTGAtgacttgtttaatttttagttgtttGATTTAGGTACTATATTCTAAACTTTTTTCAAACACTGCTTTCTTCGTAATACCATATGCATAAGAAGAAGCAGCCTTTAATCATCATTATCTCCATCAAAGTCAAACCACTCTTCTCAGAAATGACTAGCATTCAATGGGCAGACCTTGCGAAAGAACTGTTAGAAATGATCGGCAAACGCTTAGATTCTCGTGTGGACACACTTCGCTTTCGTGCTGTCTGTACTTCATGGAGATCCTCTGTCTCCTTACCTTCATCGGATCAAGAAATCCCTCCTCTCATCCTCAACCTTCCTGGCCCAATTTCTTATGCCCCGCTTTTCTTTCAGACCACGATCTGCCGCATGGACCATGTACATAAAGATCCAgactcttcttcatcatcaaaatcatggTTGGTTAAAGTTGGAGAGTCAAACTACGGTAAGTTGAAGCTTTTCAACCCGCTTacaaatcaagaaatcaagtATTCTCCTATAGCTTTGAACTTACTTGAATTCAAGTTTGTGGAGTTAAGTAAAGCTTTTTTACTTAAATCGCCTCATGGGTTTTCTGTTGATGGAATAAATAAAGTTGTTCTGTTTCGTGTCTCTGCAAATTCTAGTGATGAAAATGAGTTTGGGATTTTGGCTATTTTTCATGAAGTAGAGCTGGCTTATTGGAAATATGGGGCTGAGAGTTGGATTACATTGGGTGGTGATGAGAATGTTCAGTATGATGATATTACTGTGTGCAACGAGCGGGTTTATGTTGTTGATAGATGTGGGACGGTTTCTTGGATTAGTCCGGTGTTGAATGTGACTCAATATTACCCTTCGCTGTATTGCTCTGGCGGGCAGAAGGATTTGGTGGAGTGTTGTGGAGATCTTTATGTTGTTGATAGGTATCTTgatggagaaagaagaagatgggTAGGTATTGATGGTCTGATGGATAGCGATGATGAAATTCTACCTAATGTGGGATTCACCCCGACACATGCTCCTAAGGCGATCGATTTTAGAGTTTATAAAATGGATGAAGATTGGGGTAAATGGATTGAAGTCAAATCTTTAGATGACAAGGTCTTCGTTTTGGGGATGGATTGTTCCTTCTCAGTTTCGTGTAAAGAGTTCAATGGAGTTAAAGGGAATTGCATTTACTACATGGATGGTGATGATTACGTGGGTAGTGGACTAAGTGGTGGGAGCATTCATGTGTTTCAATTAGAAGATCGTAGCATTCACAAACTTGCAGTGATTCCCGAGTTCTCTGAGATATTCTGGCCTCCAAGCAATGTGTCCTCTGTGTAAATCAATCCGGGCCTGGATGCTTCGTGTATGCATGATTATGCTATGATTTTGTTAGTTATCTGATTTACGCAAATAAGATGCGTGTTTTAGCATCACCCCTTCTGGTTTTAATATTGAAACCTTGGTTTCGGTAATGCTTGGTGATGTAAACTTGTTGACGTTGATCAATATTGTTTATCTGCAATACTCAGCCAGTGGACATTGAAGCCAATCAAGCCTAGTTTTCCCTTCGAAGCAGGGGAAGAGATGAAGACCCAGGTCTCATCTTTGTACAGTTGCATGATCCCATCCTCCGCAACCAATCTAATTTAAGGTGATTAATTACTCTGGGGAAGGATCCTTTAACAGTCACGTTCAAAACCCAGataaaaacaagagagaaattTGGATGTTTCAATGGCACACTGATTTTTTGAAAACCTTAGTCAGGTGGTTGTTTCCCTTCTCCTTCGATCCCCTTGCTATATTCTTCTGCGTCCCATAGCAAGAGCGGAAAACAGGCATAGGATGAGGAGCATAGAGGTCCAATCTGAAAGGGAAGATGGTCTTGTATTTAGATTTCCAGTTCAAGTCTCTTAATTTGGCCTGGGGACCAAAAAGAATTAAACAGAAGGGAAACTATCTGTCTGTCTCCTCATTTTCATGtctttttgagaaattaaaggaattcttttttattgattgtaCATTCAAGTGCAGTGTGCATGTATTCTTGTTATCATTCCTTGGATTCTTTGATCATGTGCTTTCCATTTCTTTTGCAGaccaagaaagaaattaataatatgtttgagagtatggttgtaattattttttaataaaattatattaaaaaatattttaaaaaatattaaaaataatattaatttgaaataaaataaataaataaaattttaaatttctttaaaaatagttttaaaacacaTAGGATAAGCCATCAAAACTGTGAAGATAATAGTTTGGTAAGCCCTAGTCTGGTGTAAAACAAAGATGGGCCCAATAatccaatctctctctctctccaaatcCACTGCTCTAAATCCAGGAAAATTCTATATCCAATTTAAGACCAACCATTCTCTTAGTTTGACTTTACAAACCGAGtcgtacataaaattaaaacaaaaaaacaaaaacataaggTAGCGTCCATTCCCATCAGTGTACTGGCATAAAAAATCCGTTAGTCTTCTTCTATTACCAAACTTGTGAGGGACAGAGATCTGATCAAAACACCATGTCCCAATGGGCAGATCTTCCAAAAGAACTGTTAGAAATGATCAGCAAACGCTTAGATCTTCGTGTGGAAGTACTTCGCTTTCGTGCTGTCTGTTCTTCATGGAGATGCTCTGTCTCTCCACCTTCATTTGATCAAGAAattcctcctttttttctcaagCTTCCTCCACCCATTCGTGCTCCCGATCCCATCTTTGCAGGTGCAATTCTCATGCAAACTACCATATGTCGCATGGAGTTTCTATGTAACTATTCAAACTCCTCCTGCTCTTTATCAAAATCTTCGTTAGTTAAAGTTGGAGAGTCTAAACATGGTAAACTACAGCTTTTTCATCCACTTTCAAATCAAGAAACTAACGACTCGTTTATATCATTGAACTTGCTTGATCTTAAGTTTGTGCAATTAAGTAAAGCTTGTTTACTTAAGTGGCCAGGTGGGATATCTGTTTTTGGAATAAATAAGGTCGTTGTGTTTCCTCTTTCCGGGGGTTGTATTGATAATTGTGAGCTTGGAATTTTGGCCATCTATCATGAAGGAAAACTGGGTTATTGGAGATATGGAGATAAGGAATGGACTTTGTTAGATGATAGGAACTTTGAATATGACGATATTATTGTGTATAAGGGGCAGTTTTATGTTGTGGACCGATGGGGGACAGTTTCTTGGATTGACTCATCATTGAAGGTGATCCAATACTCACCTCCGCTTTATGGCTGCGGTGGGCAAAAGAATTTGGTGGAATCATGTGGAGATCTTTACGTTGTCGACAGGTATCTAGATGGAGAAAGGAGGACATGGAAAGATTATGAGGATGTTATGGATACCAATGGCAATCCTCTTTGTTTTTCGAGATTGATGAGTAAAGCCAGACCTATGGCTGTCGATTTTAGAGTTTATAAGCTGGATGAGGAATGGGGTACTTGGGTTGACATAAAATCTTTAGATGATAGAATCTTTATTTTGGGTATTGATTGTTCTTTCTCGGTTTCATGTAGGGATCTTAGTGGAGGTAAAGGGAATTGCATTTACTTCTATGATAGTCTTTATGGCGGTCAAGGAATGAGTGGTGGTGCCATTCATGTGTTTCGATTTGAGGATCATAGCATTGATAACCTTGCCTTGATTCCCGATTTCTCTGAGATATTCTGGCCAGCCAACACTGGTTCCTCAACATAAACCTGTCTTGGTCTGGTTGTTCATGTAAGTAAGTTGTAGACTTTCTATCTGATTAACGTTAATTGGATGGATGCTTCAGTATTGTTGCCTGTTGttctaattttgaaatcttgattTAGCTTGGCATATTTGGTCTACACATGCTGTCTTTGATTATATATGTTTAGTTGTAATGCTCTACTGATGGAGACGTTTAAGCAGAGATACTCTTCATGCATAGCAAGTGAGAGGAGAGTAATCAGCTTCAAGTATTGTCCCCTCAACCTTGAACAGATGAATGTTGTCATGATCCCTGACTTGTCTGATATTTTATGTCTTGACATTTTGTTTCAATCAAATCGCAGAAGATTATTGTCCTTAACTATGTTTACCAAATTAATCCAAGAAAAACTATTTATGGTAGAAGGATCTGAGAGTAGTACATGCAGTGTTAGATTATAAGCATAGATTTCTCCTGAAGCAAAGCGTGAAATAGGGACTTCTCTAAGACAGGAGCAGGCATGTGCATGCTTAATTCTGCTTGTATTTTATTTCGTAGcaaacaattctttttttttattttcttcctaaTTAGTGGCTGACaatgataattttatgatatcAGATATGCAGATTGAAGCCAAGATCCCATTCAAAAGGAGTGCAAGTTCTCGTTCTCTCTCCCCTCTTGCATGtatcctctcttttcttttttttatttttttttatcgtgggTATTCGGATCAACTTAtacgcatctcgactaatcctcgaagccctaaaattaataatcatgtaagtTTTTAGTGGCTCTGAAGTCTGTGGCATTGGCTTAGAATCTGACCAATTGAGCTACAATTCTCGGGACTTGTTATTCTACATGGTGAACTAGTACCTCTTTAACCTATGTAAACTTGTATCCTAGAATTTAATTATGGATTGTGAATTTTGAGATCCATTTTTAACTCCCTGATGATTTCTCTCACGCTTCTAACATAATATTACTTCTCTCATCACTTGCATCGATAATCCAGTGTTCTGGCTCCGCATGCTCCTCTTCACATTCCAAATCCAGAGCTCTATAAATAGTCAACTACAGATAGTAAGTAGTTCCCGCATGCTGGGTTTCTATGAGCAGGAGGGGATGACTGGAGTGGAGCAATCTTCCAAAGGAACTGTTGGAAGCAATCCGGAAACGCTTGGATACTCTTCCCTTGCTAGAATACCAAAACCATCGAAAaatacgataaaaaaaatatatccatacCAAGAATAATCATTAAATGTCATAAAATATTCCATATCTTTatgagttttaatatttaatggaCCACGCTCATTAAAATGAACAATGACTAAAAGCCCAACAAAGgtggtaattttttatattattatcatagGAGTAGAAGAATAATTAAGAGACACAATCATAGAATCTATAAAATCATGCAAACTACGTAAACCCTAGCTATTCAACCCGCAATTCATTTCGaagaagataaatatttttagtaaagATATGAATATATAGgctttttcaatgtattttttgacaaaaaaaatcttaataataaaaaaaagattatgtatatatttaattaaatacattgagAACTATTTATGtctataaatacaaaaacaaaatcattaacaaaactaagagataaatataaattaagatatttaatcttgcaaTACAGATAATGTACATAATTGTgcttaatgattttgtttattagaatcaaatttttatttaataaaataataatagaaaaagacatacataagaaaacaattgaataaaatcaaataaaaaaatattatgtaagattacacatattagaaaaacaaaatgttatcGTTTTATGTAAAgaccaagtaaaaaataaataatatttaaccaaaaactaaattgaaaagttgaaatATAGATATGAATGATGATATTTGATCTCAAAACATAGGTTATAGACTCGattatgtttaataactttattttttaaaattaatattttatttaataaaacaataaaaaaacatattaacgattaaataaaattaaagagatttttttccGCGCGGCTACACAAAAAGAATACCtcccaatttaaaaaaatattgaagtcttgttcataaactaaatattctattaaaaaacattagttaatacaaaaattcaataaaactaGTGGTTTAGTAAACTAATTGAAAGTAGGGATGCTAGATTTTTAGACAAACAAATAGATATTGAAAATCCTAATAAAttagtagatttattttaagattcaatatataaaaaaaataaaaatatatataatatggatATTTTATATGTCGTAATAAATACATAATACAACTGGTAGAAGATTATCTTACATTCaaacgtgaaaaaaaaaaattgaagatctCTTGAAgaaactttatcttctttttattcattaaaatggaagaaaactaaaagaaaaggaattagattcaataataaaaatgatgtctttcatttaattgattatccacaaaaacaaactaaactgatattttctataaataagcTCTAACTCTGTTAAAAGGACCACAATTTCTTTATGAAGAAAACCCACAGTAACATAGGAAAAGCAGGGGAACTCTTCCAGATCGTTTAAAGCAAGGCCTCTGTGTCTTGAACCCAGATCAATTTCTTTCCAGTTTAAAACTCAATGTAAGACacataatgcaacatgataaTTCCTGGGTTCTGTTCTTGTCTTTAACAcgaaaagaagatgaaaaggcTGCTTAATAATGCTTTTCTATGGATTGCCTGAGGGCTATTTCAGAAACATGTTTCAAGTTTTGTCCTTGCCTCCCAGGGAACCTGAATTGGACCTCTACTACTCATGAAGTATCAGTTAAATGGATAATCCCTCAAGCCACAGATACTCTTAGACATCCTCAGTTTTTATTACATCTCAAATATCTGACTGCCTGTTGAAGAGATTGAAATTTACAGGAGGGCAACCATATCTTGCAAGCATAAGAATAGCAAGTGCATGATAGATACATTATTAGAGGTTCATCTACAATGACCAAGCAAGTTTTCTCTCCATGCACACAAAGCCCTGTCAAGACAAGCTCCACACAAATTCACTCTTTATAACAACACATTTTCCCAGAGGGAGAGGCTGCGAGAGGGAACCTCCGATCTTCATAGCTgcataaaactattaaaattccATTGTGAACCAACTATTAGGAAGAAAACAGAAGGAGACATAAGCATCAGTGGTGTAATATCCATGGTATTATCAAGTATGCTAATCATACACATGCCTATTCCTCTATCATAACATGTGAAGCAGGAGATATTTGTGCGTTTATTCAACTTTAGCTCAAATCAGCCCCAACACTACGATTATCATCTTCGCTAAAATCTCAGATCCTTTTAGAATATATGGTTAGCTTTGATGGATTCGGTAAGATTAAGGACAATAATGTTCTGTGATGTGATTGTAAAGATAATGTTAATTTCAAAACAGCATTATAACATTCTTCTGTTCTTAAAGTGCCAGAGACAAGACTTGAAGCCGATCACTCTCCTATCTCTTGCTTTTCAGGAACAAACATGAATGACTTCGCTTAGATATCCTTTATTAGAGCATTACAACTAGCAGCAATGATCTAAACAGAAAGATTAGAGATACTATATATCTTTCTGAATAGAGGGTttcaaaaaaatagtaaaagcaTTCATCCAATTAAGTCAATCAGATAAAAGATTTTGCGACTTCTAACACTTACATCAGAGATCTAGACCAGGATTGTTCTGTATTGAGGAATCAAACATGTTGGGCGGCCAGAAAATGTCAGAGAACTCCGGCATCACATCAAGTTTCCCAATGCTACGATCCTCTAATTGAAACACATGAATGCTACTGGCACTTAATCCTCTACCCGCGTGATCATCACCATCTACGAAATAAATGCAATTCCCTTTACCTCCATTAAACTCTCTACACGAAATCGAGAAAGAACAGTCCGTACCCAGGACAAAGATTTGATCATCTAAAGATTTCACATCAACCCAGGTAGCCAACTCCTCGTCCAGCTTATAAACTCTCAGATCAACAGCCCTGGGTCTGCTTTGCTTCCTGAGTTTCCTAACACGAAAAGGATTGTCACTGTAGTCCATAACATTCTCATAATCTTTCCATGTTCTCCTTTCTCCATCAAGATACCTATCAACAACATAAAGATCTCCACGTGACTCCACCAAATTCTTCTGCCCTCCACAACCATAAAGTGGAGGGGAGTATTGAATCACTTTCAATGATGAATCAATCCAATAAACCGTGCCCCGTCtatcaataacataaaactgCTCCCTGTACacaataatatcatcatattgaAAATTCTTGTAATCTAACAAAGTCCATTCCTTATCTCCATATTTCCAATAACCTAATTTCCCTTCATGATAAATTGCCAAAATTCCAAATCCATCCATATTACTACAACTTGCAGAGATAGGAAATGGAACAACCTTAATTATTCCGAAAACAAGAAACCGTCTTGACTGTTGAAGTAAGAAAGCTTTATTCAACTGTACAAacttaaaatcaagaaaattcacTGATATTGGTGAGtacttgattttataatttgtaagtGGATTCAAAAGCTGCTGTTTACCATATTTTGACTCTCCTACTTTAACCAACCAAGATTtcgaaaaagaagagaaggagttgggATATTTACTTATAAGTTCCATGCGACAAACGGCGGTTTGCATGAGAATCGCATCTGCATGGATTGGTGAAGGAAGCTTGAGAATTAAACGAGGGATTTCTTGATCAAATGAAGGTGAAGAGGCAGAGTATCTCCATGAAGTGCAGACAGCACGAAAGCAAACTAAGTCAACTCGAGAATCTAAGCATTTGCTGATCATGTCTAACAGTTCTTTTGGAAGATGTGCCCATTGGGACATGGTGTCTTAAGTTCTCTCCGTCACTTACAGGGCTGGAGGTAATCAAAGAAGACTTGCAGATTTTGTAACGCTAGTATTGATGGAAGTAGAGATGCTTTATGTTGCTTTCATTTGGATAAATCGGCCAACtaacacctaaaaaataaataaatcgtgAAATAGTATTTGGATTAAAAGGTTTTAACGAAATATCACGGTTTGAGGATGTTAAGCAGTTAAGGTCGTAAAACATGACATTTTAATAATGTGACGGTTAAAAATTTTGACAATTGATTTCGTGTTTCTTAatgataatatttgattaaattttgcaTTTTAGAACCATAACATCTCATatgtcataattctcaatcacaaaatttaaaaaaaattcattttgaaaaatagttagatatttaataaaatagttggacagtaaccaAAACAATTCGACTATTTTGACTATTGTCTAATTCATAAAATCATAGTTcttattaatatgaaattttatttactttatgattttagagAATAAAAACTTTTACATCGGCCAGACAAAACAATTCGATTGTTTTGGCTGTTGTCTGGtttataaaatcatagtttttgttaatataaaattttatttactttatgattttagagagtaaaaaaaattacaattttatcaaaatttagaCAGAATTTTTTCTGTACTGaaactatacaaaaaaaattgtctcacttaaaaaaacttgcaaaaaaccACAATAACTTCTATCAACAAATTCTAACTAAACTCAACACATTCTCATATTTCATAATCACAAATAGTCccaggaattgaaaaaaaaaacatattacatgcaaaatgaataaaaataatacaataatacaatattcaataatcccaaaatatataaacacaacTCATCTGTTTATTTATATCTACGTCATCTATTGGATGATCCGAGCTCATCAATAGCACAACTAAATCCATCTCCTACTCCTGCCTAAGTGGCATCGTGCTCTACCATGGCATCATCTAAAGTTGGCCTCTCTCCAAAAGTTTCAAGTCTAATGCGGCAAACATTTAACCACCGGGATGCTACGATGTGAACTTCGCTTTCTTCGTCAGTAATATGAAGATAAGATGCGGCCTCTCAACCATCCCGTAACAAGAAGTcaacataatatta from Populus trichocarpa isolate Nisqually-1 chromosome 5, P.trichocarpa_v4.1, whole genome shotgun sequence includes these protein-coding regions:
- the LOC18099109 gene encoding putative F-box protein At1g65770 → MHKKKQPLIIIISIKVKPLFSEMTSIQWADLAKELLEMIGKRLDSRVDTLRFRAVCTSWRSSVSLPSSDQEIPPLILNLPGPISYAPLFFQTTICRMDHVHKDPDSSSSSKSWLVKVGESNYGKLKLFNPLTNQEIKYSPIALNLLEFKFVELSKAFLLKSPHGFSVDGINKVVLFRVSANSSDENEFGILAIFHEVELAYWKYGAESWITLGGDENVQYDDITVCNERVYVVDRCGTVSWISPVLNVTQYYPSLYCSGGQKDLVECCGDLYVVDRYLDGERRRWVGIDGLMDSDDEILPNVGFTPTHAPKAIDFRVYKMDEDWGKWIEVKSLDDKVFVLGMDCSFSVSCKEFNGVKGNCIYYMDGDDYVGSGLSGGSIHVFQLEDRSIHKLAVIPEFSEIFWPPSNVSSV
- the LOC18099110 gene encoding putative F-box protein At1g65770, which gives rise to MSQWADLPKELLEMISKRLDLRVEVLRFRAVCSSWRCSVSPPSFDQEIPPFFLKLPPPIRAPDPIFAGAILMQTTICRMEFLCNYSNSSCSLSKSSLVKVGESKHGKLQLFHPLSNQETNDSFISLNLLDLKFVQLSKACLLKWPGGISVFGINKVVVFPLSGGCIDNCELGILAIYHEGKLGYWRYGDKEWTLLDDRNFEYDDIIVYKGQFYVVDRWGTVSWIDSSLKVIQYSPPLYGCGGQKNLVESCGDLYVVDRYLDGERRTWKDYEDVMDTNGNPLCFSRLMSKARPMAVDFRVYKLDEEWGTWVDIKSLDDRIFILGIDCSFSVSCRDLSGGKGNCIYFYDSLYGGQGMSGGAIHVFRFEDHSIDNLALIPDFSEIFWPANTGSST
- the LOC18099111 gene encoding putative F-box protein At1g65770 translates to MSQWAHLPKELLDMISKCLDSRVDLVCFRAVCTSWRYSASSPSFDQEIPRLILKLPSPIHADAILMQTAVCRMELISKYPNSFSSFSKSWLVKVGESKYGKQQLLNPLTNYKIKYSPISVNFLDFKFVQLNKAFLLQQSRRFLVFGIIKVVPFPISASCSNMDGFGILAIYHEGKLGYWKYGDKEWTLLDYKNFQYDDIIVYREQFYVIDRRGTVYWIDSSLKVIQYSPPLYGCGGQKNLVESRGDLYVVDRYLDGERRTWKDYENVMDYSDNPFRVRKLRKQSRPRAVDLRVYKLDEELATWVDVKSLDDQIFVLGTDCSFSISCREFNGGKGNCIYFVDGDDHAGRGLSASSIHVFQLEDRSIGKLDVMPEFSDIFWPPNMFDSSIQNNPGLDL